A region of Procambarus clarkii isolate CNS0578487 chromosome 22, FALCON_Pclarkii_2.0, whole genome shotgun sequence DNA encodes the following proteins:
- the LOC138367644 gene encoding hepatitis A virus cellular receptor 1-like, translating into MNYLNYLSQQLHSPYNNYTAPTTTTLPLQQLHCPYNNYTAPTTTTQPLQQLHSPYNNYTAPTTTTQPLQQLHSPYNNYTAPTTTTQPLQQLHSPYNNYTAPTTTTLPLQQLHSPYNNYTAPTTTTQPLQQLHCPYNNYTAPTTTTQPLQQLHCPYNNYTAPTTTTQPLQQLHCPYNNYTAPTTTTQPLQQLHSPYNNYTAPTTTTQPLQQLHCPYNNYTAPTTTTQPLQQLHCPYNNYTAPTTTTQPLQQLHSPYNNYTAPTTTTLPLQQLHSPYNNYTAPTTTTQPLQQLHSLYNNYTAPTTTTQPLQQLHSPYNNYTASTTTTQPLQQLHSPYNNYTASTTTTQPLQQLHSPYNNYTAPTTTTQPLQQLNSPYNNYTAPTTTTQPLQQLHSLYNNYTAPTTTTQPLQQLHCLYNNYTRVPNQQTYKK; encoded by the coding sequence ATGAATTACCTTAATTACCTTTCACAACAACTACACAGCCCCTACAACAACTACACTGCCCCTACAACAACTACACTGCCCCTACAACAACTACACTGCCCCTACAACAACTACACTGCCCCTACAACAACTACACAGCCCCTACAACAACTACACAGCCCCTACAACAACTACACAGCCCCTACAACAACTACACAGCCTCTACAACAACTACACAGCCCCTACAACAACTACACTGCCCCTACAACAACTACACAGCCCCTACAACAACTACACAGCCCCTACAACAACTACACAGCCCCTACAACAACTACACTGCCCCTACAACAACTACACAGCCCCTACAACAACTACACAGCCCCTACAACAACTACACAGCCCCTACAACAACTACACTGCCCCTACAACAACTACACTGCCCCTACAACAACTACACAGCCCCTACAACAACTACACTGCCCCTACAACAACTACACAGCCCCTACAACAACTACACAGCCCCTACAACAACTACACTGCCCCTACAACAACTACACAGCCCCTACAACAACTACACAGCCCCTACAACAACTACACAGCCCCTACAACAACTACACTGCCCCTACAACAACTACACAGCCCCTACAACAACTACACTGCCCCTACAACAACTACACAGCCCCTACAACAACTACACAGCCTCTACAACAACTACACTGCCCCTACAACAACTACACTGCCCCTACAACAACTACACAGCCCCTACAACAACTACACAGCCCCTACAACAACTACACAGCCCCTACAACAACTACACTGCCCCTACAACAACTACACAGCCCCTACAACAACTACACAGCCCCTACAACAACTACACAGCCCCTACAACAACTACACAGCCTCTACAACAACTACACAGCCCCTACAACAACTACACAGCCCCTACAACAACTACACAGCCCCTACAACAACTACACAGCCTCTACAACAACTACACAGCCCCTACAACAACTACACAGCCCCTACAACAACTACACAGCCTCTACAACAACTACACAGCCTCTACAACAACTACACAGCCCCTACAACAACTACACAGCCCCTACAACAACTACACAGCCTCTACAACAACTAAACAGCCCCTACAACAACTACACAGCCCCTACAACAACTACACAGCCTCTACAACAACTACACAGCCTCTACAACAACTACACTGCCCCTACAACAACTACACAGCCCCTACAACAACTACACTGCCTCTACAACAACTACACTCGTGTTCCAAATCAACAGACGTACAAAAAATAA